Genomic DNA from Oligoflexus sp.:
GGGAGTCCATTCGGATAAAGTTATGCGGGCATTCTCCCCATTATAGGTGGGAAAAGAAAGCCCCGGCAATGGGCAGGGCAAATCCTTGGGATTTTAGCAGGAAAGCTGGCGAATGCGCAAAATTGCGGTAAACCCTTAATCCTTCTCGAAATTTGGGACACCTCCCGGGAAAACTTGTGGGCTAGAAAAAGAAAAGTTAACCGGTGCACCTGTTGACATTCCTATTGTTGAAGCTGAAATGGAGTTGATAATGAAGCTGAAGAACATGCGGCCCCTATCCCATCACCGACTCAAACCCTGGATGCACATGGCTCTCGCGCTGGCAAGTCTGTCCAGCATCTATGCCTGTCAACCCTCGACCAAACTGGAAAATCTGCGGCATGGCGTTCCCGCCAGCATCGTTCCCGGCAGTTATAAGCTGACGGTCGATGCGGAAAAGAACGATGATGCATCCCTGGTTGCGATTGGCGAAGATGCCAAGGCCGTCGCGGAAGAACAGGGCTGCGAATTCGATGGCCTTCAACCCTTGTCCTGGGAACCAGGAGCCATCTCCGCGGATCTTGCCTCGACTTACCAGCTGAAACTGAAAGGCTGTGATCAGACCGAGGACCAGGTCGCGGACACTCTGCGCAAACTTCAAACCCTGGAAAGCATCAAAGACGTCGAAGCGGAAGCCTCGATCCAACTCGCAGTCGCGGAAAATGACCCCTACAAGAGCCGTCAGTATCACCTTGATAAGATCAAGCGTGAACAGACCTGTGATCTTTTGGGCGGCAAATCCGGTCAGCAGGTGATCGTGGCCGTTGTGGACTCGGGTGTCGACAAGGATCATGCGGACCTGCAGAGCCAGTTCCTGCGTGATGCCAATGGCCAGGTGATCGGCGCGAACTTCGTCGGCAAAGGTGCCAGCGGCCGTCCCGATACCAACTGGGATGACCAGAATGGTCACGGAACGCACGTCGCCGGCCTCGTCGGTGCGGCAGCCAATAACGGCGTCGGTGTCGTCGGTGTCGCGTCCTGCGCGAACGTGAAGATCATCCCTGTCCGTGTTATGGATGCCAGTGGCCGCGGTTCTTCGATCGAAATCGATCGCGGTGTGCAGTGGGCTGCGGCTCAAGGCGCTGACATCATCAACCTCTCACTCGGTGGCAATAACTTCTTTGCTCAACCGAAAAGCTCGCACCCCAGCGCTCTTTATTCGGACCTTGCCAGCAAGGGCGTCATCGTCTTTGCAGCGGCGGGTAACGAAAGCCTACGCCTTGGTGTGAACAACGGTCGCGGTTATGCCTACAGTTATCCTGCGTCTTATGACAATGTGATCTCTGTCGCCGCAACCGATTCCCGTGATGCTCTGGCTGGTTTCTCGAACCGCGGTGCAACCGTTGATATCGCGGCTCCTGGTGATCAGGATGTTTCCACCTATATGGGTGGCGGTTACAAAGCCTTGAGCGGAACGTCGATGGCCAGTCCTGTGGCCGCTGGTGCTTACGCATTGGCTCTGAGTATCGCCCGCACCTCGCCCAAGGAACGTCTGAAGCACAATGATCTTCAGTCTCTCCTTATGAAAGCCGTGCGGACCAGCAACCTGAGATCCGACGTCGCGTCGGGCGGTGTGATGGATACTCTGGCTCTGACCAATGCGCTCCTCGCTGGTCGCAGTCCTGACAATGAGACCCCTTCGATGCCGGCTCCTAATCCGACGCCTGCACCGAAGCCCACCCCAACGCCTGAGCAGCCGGCTCCTACCCAGCCGACTCCAAGCGGGATGAGCTTTGTGGGTCTTACCGATGGTCAGACTCTCTATTCCGCCACACGCTTTGCTGTGACGGGCTGGCCCAAGGATAGGACGGTGCGGATCTACCTTTACTGGGTAACCAGCAGTGATCCTACGCCTTACTCCTTCGCAACCCTGGATCGCAGCGACCTCGATGCGACCGGGACCAAGGTTCAGACTCCGGATTCCTATTATCTATATGGTAGCGGAACGCTGGTGGCTGAAGCGGTCGATAGTCGCGGTCAGCAGCTTCAGCTGATCCGGATTCGCCTGAACGGCCGTTAATAAAATCCTGCTTGAAACCTTACCGGAAGGGCCTAACGGCTCTTCCGGTAAGCGCATTTTCAGCCTTTTCCGTAAGTTTCTTCATACCTTTCCCCCGAACTGGCTATTCTGCCCTCGGCAAAGATTTTGGAATTTTCACAATTCTTCCTCGCTAAGTCTTCAGAAGCCATACCTAAATTAAAAAGCACCATGAGACCCTAAAGAATTTCGCCGTTTTGCCGATATTACAACATAGCTTTTTG
This window encodes:
- a CDS encoding S8 family peptidase, with amino-acid sequence MKLKNMRPLSHHRLKPWMHMALALASLSSIYACQPSTKLENLRHGVPASIVPGSYKLTVDAEKNDDASLVAIGEDAKAVAEEQGCEFDGLQPLSWEPGAISADLASTYQLKLKGCDQTEDQVADTLRKLQTLESIKDVEAEASIQLAVAENDPYKSRQYHLDKIKREQTCDLLGGKSGQQVIVAVVDSGVDKDHADLQSQFLRDANGQVIGANFVGKGASGRPDTNWDDQNGHGTHVAGLVGAAANNGVGVVGVASCANVKIIPVRVMDASGRGSSIEIDRGVQWAAAQGADIINLSLGGNNFFAQPKSSHPSALYSDLASKGVIVFAAAGNESLRLGVNNGRGYAYSYPASYDNVISVAATDSRDALAGFSNRGATVDIAAPGDQDVSTYMGGGYKALSGTSMASPVAAGAYALALSIARTSPKERLKHNDLQSLLMKAVRTSNLRSDVASGGVMDTLALTNALLAGRSPDNETPSMPAPNPTPAPKPTPTPEQPAPTQPTPSGMSFVGLTDGQTLYSATRFAVTGWPKDRTVRIYLYWVTSSDPTPYSFATLDRSDLDATGTKVQTPDSYYLYGSGTLVAEAVDSRGQQLQLIRIRLNGR